One Spinacia oleracea cultivar Varoflay chromosome 4, BTI_SOV_V1, whole genome shotgun sequence DNA segment encodes these proteins:
- the LOC110786610 gene encoding uncharacterized protein isoform X1, with amino-acid sequence MEGQHLEKTANVSSPSLPAKLIENEEVMSEVHLGCPPNFHGLYTSHFTFSLLSGAELMGSRCGDHFKEESSSSEQTVDLDEDGDIIVVRRSKQSYYTGVVSIQHNITSTIPSVGLQVWRAELILADYVLHMMSSSSVFNGVVAVELGAGTGLVGILIARVAEAVFITDHGVEILENCARNVDINSGLFGSESSVKVRELDWMKPWPPMNLDPGVSLSSRYSWTPSEVEEVNRASVLLAADVIYSDELTDAFFSVLEKMMCQHSEKVLYLALEKRYNFNLYDLDVVANGYSHFLSYLSEEKGFTGKRIVLSEIPQYVREYERGNDVELWEIKYVARKC; translated from the exons ATGGAAGGACAACACTTAGAGAAGACTGCGAACGTTTCGTCTCCGTCATTACCCGCAAAATTGATCGAAAATGAGGAGGTGATGAGCGAAGTTCATCTGGGCTGCCCCCCTAATTTCCATGGCCTTTACACTTCTCacttcactttctctctcctttctg GAGCTGAGCTCATGGGGAGTAGATGTGGTGACCATTTTAAAGAAGAATCAAGTTCTTCTGAGCAGACTGTTGATTTGGATGAAGATGGTGATATCATTGTGGTTCGACGAAGCA AACAATCGTATTATACTGGTGTGGTCAGCATCCAGCACAATATCACATCGACCATTCCAAGTGTGGGTTTGCAG GTTTGGAGGGCAGAGTTGATATTAGCAGATTATGTATTGCACATGATGTCTTCTTCATCTGTTTTCAATGGTGTTGTCGCTGTTGAACTTGGTGCCGGCACAG GATTGGTTGGTATATTAATTGCACGAGTTGCTGAGGCTGTTTTCATAACAG ACCATGGTGTTGAAATTCTTGAAAACTGTGCTAGGAATGTTGACATCAACTCCGGATTATTCGGAAGTGAATCTTCAGTCAAAGTCCGAGAGCTTGATTGGATGAAACCATGGCCGCCTATGAATTTGGATCCTGGAGTAAG TTTGTCATCTAGGTATTCCTGGACACCTTCTGAGGTGGAAGAAGTCAATAGAGCATCTGTGCTGTTAGCTGCGGACGTGATTTACAGTGATGAGTTAACAGATGCCTTTTTCAGTGTTTTGGAGAAGATGATGTGCCAACATTCTGAAAAG GTGTTGTATCTTGCACTAGAGAAACGATACAATTTCAACTTGTACGATCTTGACGTTGTTGCCAACGGTTATTCACATTTCCTTAGTTATTTGAGTGAAGAAAAGG GTTTCACTGGCAAGCGTATTGTGCTTTCAGAAATTCCTCAGTACGTGAGGGAGTACGAAAGAGGAAACGATGTTGAGCTGTGGGAGATAAAGTATGTTGCGCGTAAATGTTAA
- the LOC110786610 gene encoding uncharacterized protein isoform X2, which yields MEGQHLEKTANVSSPSLPAKLIENEEVMSEVHLGCPPNFHGLYTSHFTFSLLSGAELMGSRCGDHFKEESSSSEQTVDLDEDGDIIVVRRSKQSYYTGVVSIQHNITSTIPSVGLQVWRAELILADYVLHMMSSSSVFNGVVAVELGAGTGLVGILIARVAEAVFITDHGVEILENCARNVDINSGLFGSESSVKVRELDWMKPWPPMNLDPGVRYSWTPSEVEEVNRASVLLAADVIYSDELTDAFFSVLEKMMCQHSEKVLYLALEKRYNFNLYDLDVVANGYSHFLSYLSEEKGFTGKRIVLSEIPQYVREYERGNDVELWEIKYVARKC from the exons ATGGAAGGACAACACTTAGAGAAGACTGCGAACGTTTCGTCTCCGTCATTACCCGCAAAATTGATCGAAAATGAGGAGGTGATGAGCGAAGTTCATCTGGGCTGCCCCCCTAATTTCCATGGCCTTTACACTTCTCacttcactttctctctcctttctg GAGCTGAGCTCATGGGGAGTAGATGTGGTGACCATTTTAAAGAAGAATCAAGTTCTTCTGAGCAGACTGTTGATTTGGATGAAGATGGTGATATCATTGTGGTTCGACGAAGCA AACAATCGTATTATACTGGTGTGGTCAGCATCCAGCACAATATCACATCGACCATTCCAAGTGTGGGTTTGCAG GTTTGGAGGGCAGAGTTGATATTAGCAGATTATGTATTGCACATGATGTCTTCTTCATCTGTTTTCAATGGTGTTGTCGCTGTTGAACTTGGTGCCGGCACAG GATTGGTTGGTATATTAATTGCACGAGTTGCTGAGGCTGTTTTCATAACAG ACCATGGTGTTGAAATTCTTGAAAACTGTGCTAGGAATGTTGACATCAACTCCGGATTATTCGGAAGTGAATCTTCAGTCAAAGTCCGAGAGCTTGATTGGATGAAACCATGGCCGCCTATGAATTTGGATCCTGGAGTAAG GTATTCCTGGACACCTTCTGAGGTGGAAGAAGTCAATAGAGCATCTGTGCTGTTAGCTGCGGACGTGATTTACAGTGATGAGTTAACAGATGCCTTTTTCAGTGTTTTGGAGAAGATGATGTGCCAACATTCTGAAAAG GTGTTGTATCTTGCACTAGAGAAACGATACAATTTCAACTTGTACGATCTTGACGTTGTTGCCAACGGTTATTCACATTTCCTTAGTTATTTGAGTGAAGAAAAGG GTTTCACTGGCAAGCGTATTGTGCTTTCAGAAATTCCTCAGTACGTGAGGGAGTACGAAAGAGGAAACGATGTTGAGCTGTGGGAGATAAAGTATGTTGCGCGTAAATGTTAA